Proteins encoded by one window of Musa acuminata AAA Group cultivar baxijiao chromosome BXJ2-9, Cavendish_Baxijiao_AAA, whole genome shotgun sequence:
- the LOC103998524 gene encoding uncharacterized protein LOC103998524 isoform X2, whose amino-acid sequence MEQLQQSFEAEIPDHFKQPTSYARNLVEYCSYKALCVETQCPDHLADKEFSLLTFDMMLAWEAPDTETESLLKANACSNHPEFDDDNEGSLFYACATRMASQIDGKMTVGLEAFARIASACAAVADPITVHNLFDALTSSSGGCLHFLIYDKYLKSLYKVFKSMKHISGQLRNLKFNLDDGEIILEVDARSILQHNGISTRPGRLTLTSHALYFEASGIGSYDKAVIYNLSKDLKQVVKRELTGPWGARLFDKAVMYKSDSVAEPIYLEFSGHSHRDYWFAIIQEVLNVNKFIRKYNLRSFQKAEALSKAALGIFRHHALKEAFHVTPSHFKSILAFNLAEKLPKGDKILEALYNHLELMQVGYQNHADVVTASEEKPLAGPLPDSLYTLRRIGFLLLKEDNPEGNDILVRNIHVGQTCPLQMAVRESVCYSGRVEAARATLYQVKVEDIDTNLAVIKDLLFPLSQLGKLLSHLASWEDPFKSKFFLFLILYLLYRGWVWYILPCALVSAAVFMFWHKHHGSGKPIKAFQVTPPPNRNPVELLLMLQDGVSQLQTNVQGGTIALLKLRALLIAAFPQTTNKVAITLVIVAIAISLVPFRHLLVLVLLEIYTRHMPLRKESSEKLVRRIKEWWSRIPAAPIQIGAHEEHNNSR is encoded by the exons GCACCCGATACAGAGACTGAATCCTTACTCAAA GCAAATGCTTGCTCTAACCATCCAGAatttgatgatgacaatgagGGATCATTATTTTATGCATGTGCAACAAGAATGGCTAGCCAG ATTGATGGCAAGATGACTGTTGGACTGGAAGCTTTTGCCCGAATAGCTTCTGCTTGTGCTGCTGTAGCAGATCCAATAACCGTTCACAATCTATTTGATGCACTTACCAGCTCCTCAGGTGGTTGCCTCCATTTTCTTATATATGACAAGTACCTCAAAAGCCTTTACAA GGTGTTCAAATCAATGAAGCATATATCAGGACAACTCCGGAATTTAAAATTTAACCTTGATGATGGAGAAATTATCCTAGAAGTTGATGCTAGATCTATTCTTCAACACAATGGGATATCTACAAGGCCTG GAAGGCTGACACTTACCAGCCATGCTCTATATTTTGAAGCATCAGGCATTGGTTCATATGATAAAGCTGTCATATATAACTTGTCCAAGGACTTGAAGCAGGTGGTAAAGCGTGAGTTAACTGGACCATGGGGTGCTCGTCTCTTTGATAAGGCTGTTATGTACAAGTCTGATTCTGT AGCAGAGCCGATCTACTTAGAGTTCAGTGGCCACTCCCACAGGGACTACTGGTTTGCAATCATTCAGGAAGTCCTCAATGTTAATAAATTCATAAGGAAATACAATCTTAGAAGTTTCCAAAAAGCAGAAGCGCTTTCTAAGGCTGCTTTAGGCATCTTTAGACATCATGCTCTGAAAGAAGCTTTTCATGTCACACCATCGCACTTTAAGAGTATACTTGCTTTTAACTTAGCTGAAAAACTtccaaaaggagacaaaatcttGGAAGCTTTATATAATCACTTGGAGCTCATGCAGGTTGGATATCAGAACCATGCTGACGTTGTCACTGCATCTGAGGAAAAGCCACTAGCAGGTCCTTTACCAGATTCATTGTATACACTTAGAAGAATAGGCTTTCTGTTACTGAAGGAAGATAATCCTGAAGGAAATGATATTTTGGTTCGCAATATCCATGTTGGTCAGACATGTCCATTACAGATGGCTGTTAGGGAATCAGTTTGTTACTCTGGCAGAGTCGAAGCAGCACGTGCAACATTATATCAGGTCAAAGTGGAGGATATTGATACAAATTTAGCTGTTATTAAG GATTTACTCTTTCCTTTGTCTCAATTGGGCAAACTACTCAGTCATTTAGCTTCATGGGAAGATCCTTTCaagtcaaaattctttctgttttTGATCCTGTATCTCCTTTACAG GGGTTGGGTTTGGTACATCTTGCCATGTGCTTTGGTATCTGCTGCTGTTTTTATGTTCTGGCATAAGCATCATGGCAGTGGAAAACCAATTAAAGCCTTCCAGGTTACACCTCCGCCGAATAGGAATCCTGTTGAGCTGCTCTTGATGTTACAAGATGGTGTTTCTCAACTTCAAACAAACGTCCAGGGAGGAACTATTGCTCTTCTTAAGCTAAGAGCTCTTCTTATAGCAGCATTTCCTCAG ACAACAAACAAAGTGGCTATTACCTTGGTCATCGTGGCAATCGCAATCAGCCTGGTGCCTTTCAGACACCTGCTAGTTTTAGTGCTTTTGGAGATATACACAAGACACATGCCGCTGAGGAAAGAGAGCAGTGAGAAGTTGGTAAGGAGGATCAAGGAGTGGTGGAGCCGCATTCCTGCTGCCCCTATTCAGATCGGTGCACACGAAGAGCACAATAATTCAAGATGA